The nucleotide window TAGGATATGAGATTAAAGGAGTTACTGAGAATTATGCATTTTTATTGGGAATAGCTTTAGCAGGTTTAATGATTATAGCGCTACTTCTTATCAAATTAAATAGGTATTTAGAAAATTATAAAAAATAATATGCAAACCATACTCATTACTGGTGGAGCAGGTTTTATAGGATCTAATTTTATACCCTATTTTTTAGAGAATAATTCAGATTGTAAGGTTGTAAATTTAGATTTACTCACTTACGCAGGTAGTTTAGATAATTTGTCAGATGTAGAAAATCATCCAAATCTAATTATGCAGTTCCTGGAATCTATTTTTATGATAATTCTGTGATTAAAAAGGCGAAAGAATTAGAACCAAGTAAAAGAGGTGAATTAGAAATAACTGATATTAATAAAGCCTATTTACAAGATAAAAAATTATCTGTTCAAATATTAGATAGAGGCACAGCTTGGTTAGATACAGGTACATTTAAATCATTAATGCAAGCAAGTAACTTTGTTGAAGTTATTGAAGAAAGACAAGGTTTAAAAATTGGTTCAATAGAAGAAGCTGCATATAGAAGTGGATTTATAAATAAAAAACAATTACAAAAATTAGCAGAACCACTTTTAAAAAGTGGATATTCTATTAATTTATTAAAAATATAAATGAAGATAACCGAAACTTTTTTAAAAGATTGCTTTATTATTGAACCAAAAGTTTTTAAAGATAGTAGAGGTGAATTTTTTGAAGCATTTAATCAAAAATTGTTTCAAGAAAAAACAGGTTTAAATGTAAAGTTTGTGCAAGATAATCAGTCTATATCATTAAAAGGTGTTGTTCGAGGTTTGCACATACAAAAAGGTGAATATGCTCAAGCGAAATTGGTTAGAGTAATACAAGGTAGAGTTTTAGATGTAGTTGTTGATGTAAGGGAGAAATCAGATACGTTTGGTAAAGTTTTTTCAATAGAATTATCAAAAGAAAATCAGTTGCAATTATTTATTCCAAAAGGATTTTTGCATGGTTTTTCAGTATTAGAAGATAATACTATTGTAACCTATAAATGCGATAATTATTATAATAAAGAATCAGAAGATGGGGTTATTTATAATGATCCAATTTTAAATATAGATTGGAAATTGAAAACAAATGAAATCATTCTCTCAGAAAAAGACGCTGAATTAAAACTATTTAAAGAAATATAAATTTAAAATTATATATGTGTGGTATTAATGGTTTTTATTCAAAAACTAACATATTAAAAGCAAAAGAGAGAATTGCTAAAATGAATTTAGCAATAAATCATAGAGGACCAGATGCTCAATGCTTTTCTGAATATGATAAAAACGTTATGCTAGGACATGTTAGACTTAGTATTATCGATGTTAGAAGTGTCGCAAATCAACCAATGTTTACAAATTCTAAAAAATGGGGTATTGTATTTAATGGTGAGATTTATAATTTTAACGAAATAAAACAAGAACTCAATTATTCTTTTATAACAAATTCAGATACAGAAGTAATAATTGCTGCTGTAGAAGAATATGGTATAGATTGGTTTTTATCTAAAGCAAATGGAATGTTTGCCATAGCTCTATTTAATTATGATGAAGAAAAGTTATATTTAATTAGAGACAGAATGGGTATAAAACCATTTTATTACTTTAAAGAGGATGAAAAAATCATATTTTCTTCAGAAATAAAAGGAATCTTATCTAGTGGATTAATTGAACCAGTTTTTAATGAATCTGCTATAGATGAATATTTAGGAAATAGATACATAAGAGCACCTTATACTTTCTTTAAAAACATTTTACAAATTAAACCTGGGTCTTATTTAGAAGTTAATAAAGACTTATCTATAACAGAGAAAAAATACTGGGATTTACCTAAAGAATTTAATACATCTACCTCTTTTAAAGAAGAAGAAATTATAGCAGATTTTGATCAAGAACTTAATAAAGCCATTAAATATCGTTTAATATCTGATGTACCTTTAGGTACTTATTTAAGTGGAGGTGTAGACTCAAGTATTATAACTGCAATTACTGCAATAAACTCAGAAAAAAAAATCAATACCTATACTATTGGTTTTAAAGAGTTAAATGAGTTTAATTATTCAAACATTATTGCAGATAAATACAATACAAATCACCATGAAATTTTAATGGATAAAGATGAATATATTGATAAGTGGAAAGAGCTTATTAAATATAAAGATGCTCCATTAGGTGTTCCAAATGAAATTCCTTTAGCTTTAATGTCTACCAAACTAAAAGAAAAAATAACTGTAGTTTTATCTGGTGAAGGTGCAGATGAACTGTTAGGAGGTTATGGAAGAATCTTTAGACTGCCTTTTGATTATGAAAATCATACAAAAGAAAAAAGTTTCTATGATACTTTTATAAATAATTATGAGTATGTACCAAGAGCACTTAGAGATAAAGTTTTAAATACTACTAAAGAGTACAGAAAAATTTTTGATGATGAGAATATAGAAACATTTTCTAAGCATTCAAATGAAGAAAACATATTTAGATTTTTTCATAAATACCATGTAAAGGGTCTTTTACAAAGGGTAGATATGACTACAATGCAAACCTCTGTAGAAGCAAGAGTTCCATTTTTAGATCATAATTTAATAGAGTTTTCATATAAAAAAATACCCTATAGTCTTAAACTAAAGTGGGTAAATAATACCACAAAAGAAGAGGCTAAATTTAAAATTGCAAAAGATTATAGTGAAGTTTTAGATATACCTAAATATATTTTAAGAAAGTTATCTTATAAATATTTGCCTAAAGAAATTATAGAAAGGAAAAAGGTTGGTTTTCCAGTACCTTTAAATAATTGGTTTAGTAATTTAGAAAATCTTGCAAAAGAAAACCTTTTAGAATCTAATTGGCTAAAAAAAGAAGCTATACAAGATTTAATATTTAAAATTAAAGATGAAGAAAGAGCAGGTCAAATATTATGGATGTTTCTAAATATAGAATTTTTTAAAGATAATTATTTTAATAAAAATTGGAAATGGGATTAGAAAGTAAAAAAATGATAGGATATACTTCTGGTGTTTATGATCTTTTTCATGTTGGTCATTTAAACCTTCTTAAAAACGCCAAGGGTTTGTGCGATCATCTAATTGTTGGGGTTACTTCTGATGAATTAGTTGCCTACAAAAATAAAAAAGCTGTTATAAATCATTCAGAAAGAATGGAAATTATAAGAAGCATTAGATATGTAGATGCAGTTGTACCTCAAAATGACATGGATAAATTTAAAATGTGGGAGAGGCTAAAGTTTGATGTTATGTTTGTGGGTGATGATTGGTTTAAAAGTGAAAAATGGAAAAAATTAGACAAACAATTTAAAGATGTTGGTGTAAAAATTATCTATTTTCCATACACAGAAGGTACATCATCTACGTTAATTAATGAAACTCTTATAAATTTAAGAAACCATAAG belongs to Polaribacter dokdonensis and includes:
- a CDS encoding GDP-mannose 4,6-dehydratase, which translates into the protein MQTILITGGAGFIGSNFIPYFLENNSDCKVVNLDLLTYAGSLDNLSDVENHPNLIMQFLESIFMIIL
- the rfbC gene encoding dTDP-4-dehydrorhamnose 3,5-epimerase: MKITETFLKDCFIIEPKVFKDSRGEFFEAFNQKLFQEKTGLNVKFVQDNQSISLKGVVRGLHIQKGEYAQAKLVRVIQGRVLDVVVDVREKSDTFGKVFSIELSKENQLQLFIPKGFLHGFSVLEDNTIVTYKCDNYYNKESEDGVIYNDPILNIDWKLKTNEIILSEKDAELKLFKEI
- the asnB gene encoding asparagine synthase (glutamine-hydrolyzing); this translates as MCGINGFYSKTNILKAKERIAKMNLAINHRGPDAQCFSEYDKNVMLGHVRLSIIDVRSVANQPMFTNSKKWGIVFNGEIYNFNEIKQELNYSFITNSDTEVIIAAVEEYGIDWFLSKANGMFAIALFNYDEEKLYLIRDRMGIKPFYYFKEDEKIIFSSEIKGILSSGLIEPVFNESAIDEYLGNRYIRAPYTFFKNILQIKPGSYLEVNKDLSITEKKYWDLPKEFNTSTSFKEEEIIADFDQELNKAIKYRLISDVPLGTYLSGGVDSSIITAITAINSEKKINTYTIGFKELNEFNYSNIIADKYNTNHHEILMDKDEYIDKWKELIKYKDAPLGVPNEIPLALMSTKLKEKITVVLSGEGADELLGGYGRIFRLPFDYENHTKEKSFYDTFINNYEYVPRALRDKVLNTTKEYRKIFDDENIETFSKHSNEENIFRFFHKYHVKGLLQRVDMTTMQTSVEARVPFLDHNLIEFSYKKIPYSLKLKWVNNTTKEEAKFKIAKDYSEVLDIPKYILRKLSYKYLPKEIIERKKVGFPVPLNNWFSNLENLAKENLLESNWLKKEAIQDLIFKIKDEERAGQILWMFLNIEFFKDNYFNKNWKWD
- a CDS encoding adenylyltransferase/cytidyltransferase family protein, giving the protein MGLESKKMIGYTSGVYDLFHVGHLNLLKNAKGLCDHLIVGVTSDELVAYKNKKAVINHSERMEIIRSIRYVDAVVPQNDMDKFKMWERLKFDVMFVGDDWFKSEKWKKLDKQFKDVGVKIIYFPYTEGTSSTLINETLINLRNHK